A genomic segment from Streptomyces sp. NBC_00237 encodes:
- a CDS encoding glycerate kinase: protein MGRGWPGRLWSGRRDCLFESKGCKVTDGAAKSAASEGTGAKARVLIAADKFKGSLTAVQVAERVTAGLRRAVPGVEVESLPVADGGDGTVAAAVAAGFERREVRVTGPRGEGLTAAYAFREADGTAVVEMAEASGLQHLPSGVFAPLTATTYGSGELLRAALDAGAKTIVFGVGGSATTDGGAGMLAALGARFLDADGVPVGPGGGPLAEVASADLSGLDPRFASAGGVDLILASDVDNPLTGPKGAPAVYGPQKGASPEDVATLDAALAHFASVLGPAAGGPDEAGSPGAGAAGGIGYGALTALGARFRPGIEVMLDVLGFAPALERATMVITGEGSLDEQTLHGKAPAGVAAAARAAGVEVVAVCGRLALPAEALGRAGIRRAYALSALEPDVEKSMAQAGELLERVAEAIGRDFLA from the coding sequence ATGGGCAGGGGGTGGCCAGGACGGTTATGGTCGGGGCGGCGCGACTGCCTGTTCGAAAGCAAGGGATGCAAGGTGACGGACGGAGCAGCAAAGAGTGCGGCGAGCGAGGGAACCGGTGCGAAGGCACGGGTGCTGATCGCCGCCGACAAGTTCAAGGGCTCGCTGACGGCCGTGCAGGTCGCTGAGCGGGTGACGGCCGGGCTGCGCAGGGCGGTCCCCGGGGTCGAGGTCGAGTCCCTGCCGGTCGCCGACGGCGGCGACGGCACGGTGGCGGCTGCGGTCGCCGCGGGCTTCGAGCGCCGCGAGGTACGGGTCACGGGCCCGCGCGGCGAGGGCCTGACCGCGGCGTACGCCTTCCGCGAGGCGGACGGCACGGCCGTGGTGGAGATGGCGGAGGCATCGGGCCTCCAGCACCTCCCCTCCGGCGTCTTCGCCCCCCTCACGGCCACCACGTACGGCTCGGGCGAGCTTCTGAGGGCGGCGCTGGACGCGGGCGCGAAGACCATCGTCTTCGGGGTCGGCGGCAGCGCGACCACGGACGGCGGGGCCGGGATGCTGGCCGCGCTGGGCGCGCGCTTCCTGGACGCGGACGGGGTGCCGGTCGGGCCGGGCGGCGGTCCGCTGGCCGAGGTCGCCTCGGCGGACCTCTCCGGGCTCGACCCGCGCTTCGCCTCCGCCGGGGGAGTCGACCTGATCCTCGCGAGCGACGTCGACAATCCGCTGACGGGGCCGAAGGGCGCTCCGGCGGTGTACGGGCCGCAGAAGGGCGCGTCGCCCGAGGACGTCGCGACGCTCGACGCGGCGCTGGCGCACTTCGCGTCGGTACTGGGCCCGGCGGCGGGCGGTCCTGATGAGGCGGGCTCGCCGGGGGCGGGGGCCGCGGGCGGCATCGGCTACGGGGCCTTGACGGCCCTAGGGGCACGCTTTCGCCCCGGCATCGAGGTGATGCTCGACGTGCTGGGCTTCGCTCCGGCGCTGGAGCGGGCCACCATGGTCATCACGGGCGAAGGCTCGCTCGACGAGCAGACCCTGCACGGAAAGGCCCCGGCGGGGGTCGCGGCTGCCGCGCGCGCGGCGGGCGTGGAGGTCGTGGCGGTCTGCGGCCGCCTGGCGCTTCCGGCGGAGGCGCTCGGGCGGGCGGGGATCCGGCGGGCGTACGCGCTGAGTGCGCTGGAGCCGGACGTGGAGAAGAGCATGGCGCAGGCCGGAGAGCTCCTGGAACGGGTGGCGGAGGCCATCGGCCGGGACTTCCTGGCCTGA
- a CDS encoding BCCT family transporter, which produces MSTESLDPPQPPPEPSEGPDTAARPAVDGRPDQAVIVIGVLAVAAVVAWAFIGKESFESTSSTALAWVLNNFAWLFVIAADVFLLMCLCIALSRFGRIRLGKDDSEPEFTNLAWIAMMFSAGMGIGLMFYGVGEPLQHYLTPPPGSGAAPGSGDAARAALEYSFFHWTLGPWAIYGVAGLALAYATFRKGRGNRMSSAFVPLLGEKRAVGWQGKVIDLLAVFATVFGTATSLGLGALQVSKGLNIVTGVEDTKTVELIIIGSLSAAFVLSAFSGLHKGVKWLSTVNIVLATLLMLFVFVLGPTVFILDAIPASIGGYLTNLVPMATRTGAFGDSEWLGTWTIFYWAWWLSWAPFVGTFIARISKGRSIREFLIGVLLVPSGATVVWFCVMGGSALRLDDTGAADMAGSVKDGAEASLFALLDALPLSTLTSVIAMLLVMTYFVTSADSASLVMGSLTSRGSLHPPTWLVVLWGVLMASVAAGLLLAGGLNSLQTATILVALPFVLVMLGLCWALVKELREDPGAGPARHHALHGLRDAVRAMVGDAITEQGPDRRHPRLRRAAKSRTDD; this is translated from the coding sequence ATGAGTACGGAATCCCTCGATCCACCGCAGCCGCCCCCGGAACCCTCCGAGGGGCCGGACACCGCCGCCCGCCCCGCCGTCGACGGCAGGCCCGACCAGGCGGTGATCGTCATCGGCGTACTCGCCGTGGCCGCCGTCGTCGCCTGGGCATTCATCGGCAAGGAGTCCTTCGAGAGCACTTCGTCGACGGCGCTCGCCTGGGTCCTCAACAACTTCGCCTGGCTGTTCGTCATCGCCGCCGACGTGTTCCTGCTGATGTGCCTGTGCATCGCGCTGAGCCGGTTCGGCCGGATCAGGCTCGGCAAGGACGACTCCGAGCCCGAGTTCACGAACCTGGCCTGGATCGCCATGATGTTCAGCGCGGGCATGGGCATCGGCCTGATGTTCTACGGGGTCGGGGAGCCCCTTCAGCACTACCTCACCCCGCCGCCCGGCAGCGGGGCCGCACCCGGTTCCGGGGACGCCGCCCGCGCGGCCCTGGAGTACTCCTTCTTCCACTGGACGCTCGGCCCGTGGGCGATCTACGGCGTCGCCGGTCTCGCCCTCGCCTACGCCACCTTCCGCAAGGGGCGCGGAAACAGGATGAGTTCCGCCTTCGTGCCGCTGCTCGGGGAGAAGCGCGCGGTCGGCTGGCAGGGCAAGGTCATCGACCTGCTCGCCGTGTTCGCGACCGTCTTCGGCACCGCGACCAGCCTGGGTCTCGGCGCGCTCCAGGTCTCCAAGGGCCTGAACATCGTCACCGGCGTCGAGGACACCAAGACCGTCGAGCTGATCATCATCGGCTCGCTGTCCGCGGCGTTCGTACTGTCCGCCTTCTCCGGCCTGCACAAGGGCGTGAAGTGGCTCAGTACGGTCAACATCGTGCTGGCCACGCTGCTGATGCTGTTCGTGTTCGTCCTCGGCCCGACCGTGTTCATCCTGGACGCGATCCCCGCCTCGATCGGCGGCTACCTGACCAACCTGGTGCCGATGGCGACCCGCACCGGCGCCTTCGGCGACAGCGAGTGGCTGGGCACCTGGACGATCTTCTACTGGGCGTGGTGGCTGTCCTGGGCCCCGTTCGTCGGCACGTTCATCGCCCGGATCTCCAAGGGCCGCAGCATCCGCGAGTTCCTGATCGGGGTGCTGCTGGTGCCCAGCGGCGCGACGGTGGTGTGGTTCTGCGTGATGGGAGGTTCCGCGCTCCGCCTGGACGACACCGGGGCCGCCGACATGGCGGGCTCGGTGAAGGACGGCGCGGAGGCTTCGCTGTTCGCGCTCCTGGACGCGCTGCCGCTGTCCACCCTCACCTCGGTCATCGCGATGCTGCTGGTCATGACGTACTTCGTGACCAGCGCCGACTCGGCGTCCCTGGTGATGGGCTCGCTGACCAGCCGGGGCTCCTTGCACCCGCCGACCTGGCTGGTGGTGCTGTGGGGCGTACTGATGGCCTCGGTCGCGGCAGGACTGCTGCTCGCGGGTGGTCTGAACTCCCTCCAGACGGCGACGATCCTGGTCGCGCTGCCCTTCGTCCTGGTCATGCTCGGCCTGTGCTGGGCACTGGTGAAGGAGCTCCGCGAGGACCCGGGCGCGGGCCCGGCCCGCCACCACGCGCTGCACGGCCTGCGGGACGCCGTACGGGCGATGGTCGGTGACGCGATCACCGAGCAGGGCCCCGACCGGAGGCACCCGAGGCTGCGCCGCGCGGCCAAGTCCCGTACGGACGACTGA